The Montipora capricornis isolate CH-2021 chromosome 3, ASM3666992v2, whole genome shotgun sequence genome window below encodes:
- the LOC138040180 gene encoding zinc finger protein 862-like, whose translation MSLLNFGFTQGKKGEDQCPKRSADGPAAEDEIQTKNKKYDTQRKRVFLPQWKTKWPWVAHDEVKGVMFCKTCRKYPSLADKSSPLFSGTSNFRVDPLKSHRRSREHETCELRLQHESKENATTELKNTPIGKALLKVDENQKKRLCFLFNTAYAVAKKGKPFSDFEYICELQIKNGLDLGENYLNDHACQKFVLSAAHIIRDDIKSVVAKNHFVSVLSDGSTDSAVVEQEIVYLRYIDFDFKPITRLIEIVPLENANATGIYSSIQKGLETVNLSFEKLQPTAPGPSLACANFDGCNVMLGHKGGVITKIKEVIPTALGIHCVAHKLELAVLDASKSCPQMAKFEDALKGIFNYYHFSPKRRRELKEISHLFETELAHFSAVKQVRWLASKERAVSALKRNLATVVMHLEHRHTEGTRAEDSNRAKGYHKEITTVTFIKMLYFLLDFLPAIARLSKIFQKEEFLIFEIQDVVERAVIELSALKLHPGTNMKEFQEKLNLGERKFGDIELTGNQENFVSYCDDQTTRNLIDNTIQYINTRFSNLKEEPLSLMTVFDFHKWPLGSQELGTFGNNQIKKLVCEHLDHFFLPEEREEIPAEWILLKLFVRSFRTNPLVDVYSLVLKQKPSEMSHLLKLIEYLLVVSPSTASCERGFSKMNVLKTRYRTGLRQESLQSQLLVMTEGPELEHFDGDRAINHWLTVGPGTRHVSGHALPSSKRVESATCTSLEVNLAKK comes from the coding sequence ATGAGCCTCTTGAACTTTGGGTTCACGCAGGGAAAGAAAGGAGAAGATCAGTGTCCTAAGCGTAGTGCCGATGGTCCAGCGGCTGAAGATGAAATtcagacaaaaaacaaaaagtacgACACGCAGCGTAAACGTGTTTTTCTTCCACagtggaaaacaaaatggccgtgGGTTGCGCATGACGAGGTAAAGGGTGTTATGTTTTGCAAAACATGTCGCAAATATCCATCTTTAGCAGACAAATCCAGTCCATTGTTTAGTGGAACATCAAACTTTCGAGTTGATCCGTTGAAGAGTCATCGCCGTTCACGGGAGCACGAAACTTGTGAGTTGCGATTACAACACGAATCGAAAGAGAATGCAACAACGGAACTGAAAAACACGCCTATAGGAAAAGCACTCCTGAAAGTTGatgaaaatcaaaagaaaagacTATGCTTCCTATTTAACACAGCTTATGCCGTTGCAAAAAAAGGTAAGCCATTTTCTGACTTCGAGTACATTTGTGAGCTTCAGATTAAGAACGGACTTGATCTGGGTGAAAACTACCTTAACGACCACGCCTGTCAGAAGTTTGTTTTGTCAGCAGCGCATATAATTCGAGATGATATCAAAAGTGTTGtggccaaaaaccattttgttAGTGTTTTGTCAGATGGAAGCACGGACTCGGCAGTTGTTGAACAAGAGATTGTTTATTTGCGTTACATTGATTTTGATTTCAAGCCTATTACAAGACTAATTGAAATAGTACCGCTCGAGAATGCAAATGCAACAGGAATTTATAGCAGCATCCAGAAAGGTCTAGAAACAGTCAATCTGAGTTTTGAGAAACTTCAACCAACTGCTCCAGGACCCAGCTTGGCTTGTGCAAACTTTGATGGTTGCAATGTTATGCTTGGCCATAAAGGAGGGGTCATTACCAAGATCAAGGAAGTTATACCAACAGCCCTCGGAATTCACTGTGTAGCCCATAAACTTGAGCTGGCAGTCCTAGATGCAAGCAAATCTTGCCCACAAATGGCAAAATTTGAGGACGCACTAAAGggaatatttaattattatcatttctCCCCTAAACGCCGAAGGGAATTGAAGGAAATCAGCCACCTTTTTGAAACTGAACTTGCTCATTTTAGTGCAGTGAAACAGGTCAGATGGCTGGCAAGCAAAGAGCGAGCTGTTTCTGCACTGAAAAGAAACCTGGCCACTGTGGTAATGCATCTTGAACATCGCCACACTGAGGGAACAAGGGCTGAAGATTCCAATCGGGCAAAAGGCTACCACAAAGAGATCACTACAGTCACCTTCATCAAGATGttgtattttttgcttgatttcttGCCTGCCATTGCAAGGCTCTCAAAAATTTTCCAGAAAGAAGAGTTTCTTATCTTTGAAATTCAAGATGTTGTTGAAAGAGCAGTCATTGAGCTGTCTGCTCTCAAACTTCATCCAGGAACAAACATGAAAGAATTCCAGGAAAAACTCAACCTTGGTGAAAGAAAATTCGGAGACATAGAGCTGACTGGCAATCAGGAAAACTTTGTGAGTTACTGTGATGACCAAACCACAAGAAACCTCATTGATAACACAATCCAGTACATAAACACCAGGTTTAGCAACTTGAAGGAGGAGCCACTGTCTCTAATGACAGTGTttgactttcacaaatggcCACTTGGGTCACAAGAATTGGGAACATTTGGAAATAATCAAATAAAGAAACTAGTTTGTGAACACTTGGATCACTTCTTTTTACCAGAGGAAAGGGAGGAAATTCCTGCAGAGTGGATTTTGCTGAAGCTTTTTGTGCGTTCATTCAGGACAAATCCATTAGTAGATGTTTATTCACTTGTGCTAAAGCAGAAGCCTTCAGAAATGAGTCACCTTCTCAAGTTAATAGAGTACCTCTTGGTTGTATCTCCAAGCACAGCTAGCTGTGAGCGAGGCTTTTCAAAGAtgaatgttcttaaaacaagatACAGAACAGGCTTAAGACAGGAGTCTTTACAGTCTCAGTTGCTGGTGATGACAGAAGGGCCTGAACTGGAACATTTTGATGGAGACAGGGCCATAAATCACTGGCTTACAGTTGGACCTGGAACAAGACATGTCTCGGGGCATGCTTTACCAAGCTCTAAGAGGGTGGAAAGTGCTACATGTACTTCACTGGAAGTAAACTTGGCGAAGAAGTAG